In Hippoglossus stenolepis isolate QCI-W04-F060 chromosome 13, HSTE1.2, whole genome shotgun sequence, a single genomic region encodes these proteins:
- the jam2b gene encoding junctional adhesion molecule 2b: MNTMEMWLLPLLITLLCSPVCLSVTVSSSKLNVEVHEHTDALLSCEFKTETEQNPRIEWKKKGKSVSYVYFDKRFIGPYTGRASIDGATMMLHSVTQKDSGEYRCEVTALNDHVKLGETSVTLNVLVPPHVPSCAVPSSMFVGSGLELLCKDKLSVPPATYRWYKDNKALTATADTPYGIDTHTGTLKFKSVSKTDTGMYRCESSNNAGAPKSCVAQQLNVNDYPLNMTVLIAGAAAFLMLVVFCCICVCVCRRRGCCRKEKRIKSNKSYNPAPPPPPSRNLKHYKQTQSFMI, encoded by the exons gtcccgtctgtctgtcagtgacGGTGAGCAGCAGTAAACTCAATGTAGAGGTTCACGAGCACACAG ATGCTCTGCTGTCCTGTGAGTTcaagacagagacagaacaaaacCCTCGGATTGAGtggaagaagaaaggaaagagcGTGTCATACGTGTACTTTGATAAAAGATTTATTG GGCCTTACACGGGACGGGCCAGCATAGATGGAGCTACGATGATGTTACACTCGGTCACTCAGAAAGACTCGGGCGAGTATCGCTGTGAGGTGACCGCCCTCAACGATCACGTCAAACTGGGAGAGACGTCTGTAACCCTCAATGTGCTGg TGCCTCCTCATGTGCCGTCCTGTGCGGTGCCGAGCTCCATGTTCGTGGGCTCAGGCCTCGAGCTGCTCTGTAAGGACAAACTGAGCGTTCCTCCTGCCACCTACCGCTGGTACAAAGACAACAAGGCCCTGACAGCCACAGCCGACACGCCGTACGGAATCGACACCCACACAGGCACACTG AAGTTTAAGAGTGTGTCCAAAACAGACACAGGGATGTACCGCTGTGAGTCCTCCAACAATGCAGGGGCGCCCAAGAGCTGTGTAGCCCAACAACTCAACGTTAATGACT ATCCCTTGAATATGACAGTTTTGATAGCAGGTGCTGCAGCTTTTCTGATGCTCGTTGTCTTctgctgcatctgtgtgtgtgtgtgtcgacgcCGAGGCTGCTGCAGGA aagaaaaaaggataaaaag CAACAAGTCCTACAACCcggcgcctcctcctcctcccagccgCAAC ctCAAGCATTACAAACAAACTCAGTCCTTCATGATCTGA